In one Dreissena polymorpha isolate Duluth1 chromosome 7, UMN_Dpol_1.0, whole genome shotgun sequence genomic region, the following are encoded:
- the LOC127837669 gene encoding uncharacterized protein LOC127837669 yields MGAHLECIMFFFKPILLFHVAVFVLDDPMIVFPDYTCYCSYENQQDVFDNLNTTGLPIGFIHLGDCLPQSNLSTDNNSSLPVDFNGEIGFMKDGPNVILSTCLGYPPPAVIKADVTNTPLRFLGIGYNLLTGNPTSSPDTGLLMDKRILTFTSIASQIREASVSMSASCTRTVSHYLVHGSRSLQEELKTQVHASVSHPTRIIDNAFIFNRDIHSLKANLESGQIIYHDAISKCRSGAAYFHGNLQAHGNIFSISDEFVKAFCHLPFDNSSASSFMQFFEDWGTSVVMSAEFGTLSLSRFGESLAELFQRVHSGDQSLLVHSGWYNGYSSSYVFDSSRYNASAAMHEHLPQHVAMETGSTSDPAPIAFTIVPITDVISSDYFLKALDKLLAQQICRGEIFTRGKDVITRVASDMLETYSEYKLQTTQYSNARTDFTLQVPVTWPTGTYGMMKTSSGCPTGGAAWQSGWRYQDTEDQSPSNQYTAGIEGYLAGSFANNNLRTEFCMKTQAHFTDFDVNWPSGTYCILKQGSCPPGFQIGYLYWDDDDDSNKNGAGGTLPDGSYTENTGIYYCCRNDGSPYSSITLPTDRPFVLVRYGDTCQAVHGMHVRELFLRWDDEDTNNQDSGWGIRPFDDGGGNNHALRFCYYYSY; encoded by the exons ATGGGAGCTCATTTGGAATGCATTATGTTTTTCTTCAAACCGATCTTACTTTTTCATGTAGCAGTTTTTGTACTCGACGACCCGATGATTGTTTTTCCGGATTACACATGCTACTGCTCCTATGAGAACCAGCAGGATGTGTTTGACAATCTAAATACAACTGGACTTCCGATTGGATTTATTCACCTGGGCGACTGCCTACCTCAGAGCAATCTGAGTACGGACAACAACTCGTCATTGCCAGTAGACTTCAATGGTGAG ATTGGATTTATGAAAGACGGACCGAATGTTATATTATCCACCTGTCTTGGTTATCCTCCGCCAGCTGTAATAAAAG CCGATGTTACCAATACACCACTAAGGTTTTTGGGTATAGGGTACAATTTGTTAACCGGCAATCCGACAAGTTCACCTGACACTGGTCTTCTTATGGACAAAAGAATCCTGACG TTTACAAGCATAGCATCACAGATCAGGGAAGCCAGCGTATCGATGAGCGCGTCATGCACGCGCACTGTTTCCCACTATCTCGTACATGGTTCCCGGTCTCTGCAGGAGGAACTTAAAACACAAGTACACGCATCTG TCTCACATCCAACACGGATTATTGACAACGCATTTATCTTCAATCGGG ATATTCATTCTCTAAAAGCCAATCTAGAAAGCGGTCAGATCATTTACCATGACGCCATTAGCAAATGCAGGAGTGGGGCGGCTTATTTTCATGGCAACCTCCAAGCTCATGGAAACATTTTCAGTATTTCTGATGAATTCGTCAAAGCGTTCTGCCATCTTCCCTTTGATAATAGTTCAGCGTCTTCCTTCATGCAATTCTTTGAAGACTGGGGCACA AGTGTTGTGATGTCTGCAGAGTTTGGCACATTATCATTGTCTCGTTTCGGAGAAAGCTTGGCAGAATTGTTTCAACGTGTACATTCAGGG GACCAAAGTCTGCTAGTACACAGTGGCTGGTACAACGGTTATTCCTCCTCATACGTATTCGACTCCAGTAGATACAATGCAAGTGCGGCCATGCATGAGCACCTTCCGCAACATGTTGCTATGGAAACTGGTTCAACTTCTGATCCTGCACCAATTGCGTTCACCATCGTACCTATAACGGACGTTATAAGCTCAGACTATTTCTTAAAG GCTCTGGATAAGTTATTAGCTCAACAAATATGTCGTGGGGAAATATTTACAAGAGGAAAAGACGTAATAACAAGAGTGGCGTCAGATATGCTGGAGACATACTCGGAATACAAACTGCAAACTACACAATATAGCAACGCTCGTACAG ACTTCACCTTGCAAGTGCCGGTCACGTGGCCAACAGGGACTTACGGTATGATGAAGACTTCCTCTGGATGTCCGACAGGGGGTGCCGCGTGGCAGTCGGGCTGGAGGTACCAAGATACCGAGGACCAAAGCCCGTCAAACCAATACACGGCCGGGATTGAAGGATACCTCGCTG GTTCATTTGCTAACAATAACTTGCGAACGGAGTTCTGCATGAAAACGCAAGCGCACTTTACCGATTTTGACGTGAATTGGCCAAGTGGAACATATTGCATCTTGAAACAAGGAAGCTGTCCTCCGG GGTTTCAGATCGGTTATCTTTAttgggatgatgatgacgacaGCAACAAAAACGGCGCTGGGGGAACACTTCCTGACGGCAGCTACACAGAGAATACAGGCATTTACTACTGTTGCAG AAACGATGGTTCCCCATATTCGTCGATTACGCTACCTACGGACCGACCATTCGTGCTTGTTCGTTACGGAGACACGTGTCAGGCCGTGCACGGGATGCACGTGCGGGAACTCTTCTTGAGATGGGACGACGAAGACACCAACAACCAAGACAGTGGTTGGGGAATACGTCCGTTTGATGACGGCGGTGGCAACAATCACGCACTGCGATTTTGTTACTACTACAGCTATTAA
- the LOC127837671 gene encoding WD repeat-containing protein 46-like has protein sequence MEANVTKPFVKKKQNMKRYFMEGDGKELSTKKDSKDMKKHSPEKKGSKPFGEKRFKKPIKMRTYSDKDGQQKTQQVFKIDISKTERHRKWQMKKQRQAQGEQRKLQHRKHMREQQDPFPGDAPIPKERIQKYERGEHIKDTGTRTGQGSRKLAEQEKKLQFAARQAARTEILLHEEAGFLEADEGEDTTSITQHDLAGVVDITSAQKFFELKLPDFGPYSVNYTRNGRFLLMGGVKGHVAAIDWMTKKLLCEVNVMETVNDVKWLHQETMFAVAQRQWTYMYDNQGIELHCLKKLDCVLRMEFLPFHFLLASANSKGYLSYIDVSIGEKVAGYSTQMGRLDVMCQNPSNAIVTLGHSGGTVTMWCPKLKEPVVKMLCHQSGVRSVAIEQAGQYMATSGIDRTLKIWDLRTYKMLHSYKVPMGAGQMAFSQQGLLATGMGNIVQVYKDSCRQEVKAPYLTHNLTSSVRSLQFCPYEDVLGVGHSTGFSSLIIPGAGEANFDALESNPYQTKQQRKETEVKMLLEKIPSDMIHLDSSMIVQVDKKGLQETIEEHNKIKYLKPQKMEYEPRYKAKGKSRGQKVVQRKKGVIEEQKREIIKEALVEKQAGNRAKEVNKHRQGNVLDRFKRKVD, from the exons AGATTCAAAAAGCCAATCAAGATGAGAACATATTCTGACAAAGATGGGCAACAAAAGACTCAGCAGgtgttcaaaattgacattagCAAAACCGAGAGACACAGAAAATGGCAGATGAAAAAGCAACGTCAGGCGCAGGGAGAACAGAGGAAACTGCAACACAGAAAACACATGCGAGAG CAACAGGATCCATTTCCTGGGGATGCACCCATACCCAAGGAACGCATACAGAAATATGAGCGTGGGGAACACATCAAAGAC ACGGGTACCCGTACAGGTCAAGGGTCGAGGAAGCTGGCTGAGCAGGAGAAGAAGCTGCAGTTTGCTGCCAGACAGGCTGCCCGCACAGAGATCCTGCTCCATGAAGAGGCAGG GTTCCTAGAGGCAGATGAGGGTGAGGACACGACCTCCATCACACAACACGACCTGGCAGGGGTGGTGGACATCACTAGCGCCCAGAAA TTTTTCGAGTTAAAGCTCCCTGACTTTGGCCCCTACAGTGTCAACTACACTCGTAACGGGCGGTTCCTACTGATGGGAGGGGTCAAAGGTCATGTGGCGGCCATTGATTGGATGACCAAGAAGCTTCTGTGTGAGGTTAACGTCATGGAAACGGTCAATGATGTCAA GTGGCTGCACCAGGAGACAATGTTCGCTGTCGCCCAGAGACAGTGGACCTACATGTACGACAACCAAGGCATAGAGCTGCATTGTCTTAAGAAGCTggactgcgtactgcgcatggaGTTCCTGCCCTTTCACTTCCTCCTGGCCTCAGCG AACTCGAAGGGCTACCTGTCATACATTGACGTGTCTATAGGGGAGAAGGTGGCAGGGTACAGCACACAGATGGGCAGACTGGATGTCATGTGTCAGAATCCCAGCAATGCCATAGTCACCCTTGGGCATTCTGGCG GCACAGTCACAATGTGGTGTCCAAAGCTGAAGGAGCCAGTGGTCAAGATGCTCTGCCATCAGTCAGGCGTGCGGTCAGTGGCCATAGAGCAGGCTGGACA GTACATGGCCACATCAGGTATAGACCGCACCCTGAAGATCTGGGACCTCCGTACCTACAAGATGCTGCACTCCTACAAGGTGCCCATGGGGGCAGGGCAGATGGCCTTCAGTCAGCAAGGGCTACTGGCCACAGGCATGGGCAATATTGTACAG GTGTATAAAGACAGCTGTAGACAGGAAGTGAAGGCTCCCTACCTTACCCACAATCTCACATCGTCTGTACGCAGTCTGCAGTTTTGTCCATATGAAGATGTTCTTGGAGTAGGGCACAGCACTGGCTTTAGCAGTCTTATCATACCAG GTGCTGGAGAGGCAAACTTTGATGCCCTGGAGAGCAATCCATACCAAACCAAGCAACAGAGAAAGGAAACGGAAGTGAAAATGCTGCTTGAAAAG ATTCCTTCTGATATGATACACCTGGACTCAAGCATGATTGTTCAGGTGGACAAGAAGGGACTCCAGGAAACAATAGAGGAACACAACAAGATCAAG TATTTGAAGCCCCAAAAGATGGAGTATGAGCCCCGTTACAAGGCAAAGGGAAAATCTAGGGGCCAGAAAGTCGTGCAGCGAAAAAAAGGGGTGATTGAAGAGCAGAAAAGGGAGATAATAAAGGAAGCTCTTGTGGAGAAACAAGCCGGCAATCGTGCAAAGGAAGTGAAtaaacatagacaaggaaatgtTCTGGACAGATTTAAGCGAAAGGTCGATTAA